A single genomic interval of Electrophorus electricus isolate fEleEle1 chromosome 2, fEleEle1.pri, whole genome shotgun sequence harbors:
- the si:ch211-214p13.7 gene encoding uncharacterized protein si:ch211-214p13.7 yields the protein MGNLSCYNRRKGTSKKDEQTSPNEDVLYATIDHGEKQTTRPLSNPGDTDCDYAIVRLPCAPSDNPENNEDCADDYVLMS from the exons ATGGGAAACCTCTCATGCTACAACAGAAG GAAAGGAACATCTAAAAAAGACG AACAG ACATCACCTAATGAAGATGTTCTCTATGCCACTATTGACCATGGGGAAAAACAGACAACAAGACCACTAAGCAATCCTGGGGACACTGACTGTGATTATGCCATAGTCAGATTACCCTGTGCGCCATCTGACAACCCTGAAAATAACGAGGACTGTGCAGATGACTATGTACTCATGAGCTGA
- the zgc:113337 gene encoding OX-2 membrane glycoprotein isoform X1 has translation MLETSLPKCLQLCITLVIVSKIHGRVQAPGRVEAVVDLPFTLTCMLQKAKGESVKQVRWLDMKNETLISYVPGQQASVSGQQHVELGSAARDASNVLIKRVSHRDEGCYTCIFDVYPSGSKEGKTCLIVTASVTHDGNKTIVSGKEASLSCRYGLPEKVLQILWKRTRQPGISQDVASYAKRGDPMIEESFADHARLTRSLSDSQLTLWSVRTEDEACYTCEFHTYPDGTKSATTCLTVFVLPKPQVSYKTTSPGVVEANCTAMARPKAEIVWNVEGDNRTLGPPTTVATVQDDGTTLVISTLKMYISLLKDVSVKCLVHHKGLESAIAVSMNTKIGTALAILISVTAVAFLLVLCMCVCLWKCILRKNE, from the exons ATGCTTGAAACCAGCCTGCCAAAATGCTTGCAGCTGTGCATCACCCTGGTTATTGTATCCAAAATACATG GCAGGGTGCAGGCCCCGGGGCGTGTGGAGGCTGTCGTGGACCTACCCTTTACCCTCACCTGCATGCTGCAGAAGGCCAAAGGGGAATCGGTCAAGCAGGTACGTTGGCTGGACATGAAGAATGAGACACTCATCTCCTACGTGCCAGGCCAGCAGGCCAGTGTGAGCGGACAGCAGCACGTTGAGTTGGGGAGTGCTGCGCGTGACGCCAGCAATGTGCTCATCAAGCGCGTGAGCCACAGGGATGAAGGATGCTATACTTGCATCTTCGACGTGTACCCATCTGGCTCCAAGGAGGGAAAGACTTGCCTGATAGTCACGG CATCAGTGACTCATGATGGTAATAAGACCAtcgtgagtggtaaggaggcatCCCTGTCCTGTCGCTATGGCCTGCCCGAGAAGGTGCTCCAGATTTTGTGGAAGAGGACCAGACAGCCTGGTATTTCTCAGGATGTGGCGTCTTACGCCAAACGCGGTGACCCCATGATCGAGGAAAGCTTCGCGGACCATGCCCGCCTCACCCGCTCACTGTCAGACTCGCAACTCACTCTGTGGTCTGTGAGGACCGAGGATGAGGCTTGCTACACCTGTGAGTTCCACACCTACCCTGATGGCACCAAGAGCGCCACCACCTGCCTCACCGTGTTCG TCCTCCCCAAACCTCAGGTGAGTTACAAAACCACATCTCCAGGTGTGGTTGAGGCCAACTGCACGGCCATGGCCCGCCCAAAGGCCGAGATTGTCTGGAACGTGGAGGGGGACAACAGGACTTTGGGGCCACCCACTACGGTGGCCACAGTGCAGGATGACGGGACGACGCTGGTCATTAGCACCCTGAAAATGTACATCTCACTCCTCAAGGACGTGTCTGTCAAATGCCTCGTCCACCACAAGGGGCTGGAGTCTGCCATCGCTGTGTCCATGAACACCAAGA
- the zgc:113337 gene encoding uncharacterized protein zgc:113337 isoform X2: MLETSLPKCLQLCITLVIVSKIHGRVQAPGRVEAVVDLPFTLTCMLQKAKGESVKQVRWLDMKNETLISYVPGQQASVSGQQHVELGSAARDASNVLIKRVSHRDEGCYTCIFDVYPSGSKEGKTCLIVTASVTHDGNKTIVSGKEASLSCRYGLPEKVLQILWKRTRQPGISQDVASYAKRGDPMIEESFADHARLTRSLSDSQLTLWSVRTEDEACYTFLPKPQVSYKTTSPGVVEANCTAMARPKAEIVWNVEGDNRTLGPPTTVATVQDDGTTLVISTLKMYISLLKDVSVKCLVHHKGLESAIAVSMNTKIGTALAILISVTAVAFLLVLCMCVCLWKCILRKNE; the protein is encoded by the exons ATGCTTGAAACCAGCCTGCCAAAATGCTTGCAGCTGTGCATCACCCTGGTTATTGTATCCAAAATACATG GCAGGGTGCAGGCCCCGGGGCGTGTGGAGGCTGTCGTGGACCTACCCTTTACCCTCACCTGCATGCTGCAGAAGGCCAAAGGGGAATCGGTCAAGCAGGTACGTTGGCTGGACATGAAGAATGAGACACTCATCTCCTACGTGCCAGGCCAGCAGGCCAGTGTGAGCGGACAGCAGCACGTTGAGTTGGGGAGTGCTGCGCGTGACGCCAGCAATGTGCTCATCAAGCGCGTGAGCCACAGGGATGAAGGATGCTATACTTGCATCTTCGACGTGTACCCATCTGGCTCCAAGGAGGGAAAGACTTGCCTGATAGTCACGG CATCAGTGACTCATGATGGTAATAAGACCAtcgtgagtggtaaggaggcatCCCTGTCCTGTCGCTATGGCCTGCCCGAGAAGGTGCTCCAGATTTTGTGGAAGAGGACCAGACAGCCTGGTATTTCTCAGGATGTGGCGTCTTACGCCAAACGCGGTGACCCCATGATCGAGGAAAGCTTCGCGGACCATGCCCGCCTCACCCGCTCACTGTCAGACTCGCAACTCACTCTGTGGTCTGTGAGGACCGAGGATGAGGCTTGCTACACCT TCCTCCCCAAACCTCAGGTGAGTTACAAAACCACATCTCCAGGTGTGGTTGAGGCCAACTGCACGGCCATGGCCCGCCCAAAGGCCGAGATTGTCTGGAACGTGGAGGGGGACAACAGGACTTTGGGGCCACCCACTACGGTGGCCACAGTGCAGGATGACGGGACGACGCTGGTCATTAGCACCCTGAAAATGTACATCTCACTCCTCAAGGACGTGTCTGTCAAATGCCTCGTCCACCACAAGGGGCTGGAGTCTGCCATCGCTGTGTCCATGAACACCAAGA
- the si:ch211-214p13.9 gene encoding cell surface glycoprotein CD200 receptor 1 isoform X1: MLRHLHECIQDFSFGVQAVADQRLGQEARKESERHSSGAKCATKKKKVMAYKWIFSAVCLLAVCTTGNLTSGKDFKTSLDVNKTTPHSQASAERYPEVFMSVEMGTNVTLLCTESKIAWKEMIYVIWNITMQGKSCRITAAVNDTEYDTCQDGKTLERGPHGEFYLTIPKFSIKDEGNYNCDMSYRAGGYNTRIYVSAWNQPNLSIRLEQDHSVAVCEAAAGRPAASIHWETTWNTTLKDTTSQKTENGLSTVMSRLPLPQNISLRDLWCVVAVSHPNGTKIQILPLAALEKSPVKWPYILLAVSATCFTVALLTVFYLMRERLLQLSIFRKVCCEPKRSAPIEEKLPQPHDPEEVEPYASYVQRVNSIYNSSAELFNA, from the exons ATGCTACGGCACCTCCACGAATGCATACAAGACTTCAGCTTTGGAGTTCAGGCAGTGGCTGATCAACGTCTAGGGCAGGAAGCaagaaaagagagtgaaagacatTCAAGTGGTGCGAAGTGTGCGACGAAAAAGAAAA AAGTCATGGCGTATAAGTGGATATTCagtgctgtctgtctcctggCTGTCTGTACTACAGGAAATCTCACATCAG GAAAAGATTTTAAAACGTCTCTGGATGTTAAcaaaacaacaccacacagccaAGCTTCTGCAGAACGATATCCTGAAG TTTTCATGAGCGTTGAAATGGGGACCAATGTCACCTTACTATGCACTGAATCAAAGATAGCGTGGAAAGAGATGATCTATGTTATCTGGAACATTACCATGCAAGGCAAGAGCTGTCGCATCACTGCCGCTGTAAATGACACAGAGTATGACACATGCCAGGATGGAAAGACTCTGGAGCGTGGCCCACACGGAGAATTCTACCTGACCATCCCAAAATTCTCCATCAAAGATGAAGGAAATTACAACTGTGATATGTCCTACCGTGCAGGAGGCTACAATACAAGAATCTATGTATCTGCATGGA ACCAACCCAACTTGTCTATCAGGCTCGAGCAGGACCACTCTGTCGCTGTCTGTGAAGCTGCAGCTGGAAGACCTGCAGCTTCAATCCACTGGGAAACCACATGGAACACCACCTTAAAAGACACAACATCACAGAAGACAGAAAATGGACTTTCCACAGTGATGAGCCGGTTGCCCCTGCCTCAGAACATCTCACTGAGAGACCTATGGTGTGTGGTCGCTGTCAGCCACCCCAACGGGACAAAGATTCAAATACTCCCCTTGGCTGCCTTGGAGAAAA GTCCTGTTAAATGGCCTTACATTCTTTTGGCTGTTAGTGCCACATGCTTCACTGTGGCTCTTCTGACTGTCTTTTACCTCATGCGTGAAAGACTCTTACAGTTAAG CATATTTAGAAAGGTTTGCTGTGAACCCAAAAGATCGGCACCAATTGAAGAAAAACTCCCAcag CCTCATGATCCTGAAGAAGTGGAACCCTATGCCAGTTATGTGCAAAGAGTGAATTCCATTTACAACTCCTCTGCAGAGCTCTTCAATGcttga
- the si:ch211-214p13.9 gene encoding cell surface glycoprotein CD200 receptor 1 isoform X2, protein MLRHLHECIQDFSFGVQAVADQRLGQEARKESERHSSGAKCATKKKKVMAYKWIFSAVCLLAVCTTGNLTSVFMSVEMGTNVTLLCTESKIAWKEMIYVIWNITMQGKSCRITAAVNDTEYDTCQDGKTLERGPHGEFYLTIPKFSIKDEGNYNCDMSYRAGGYNTRIYVSAWNQPNLSIRLEQDHSVAVCEAAAGRPAASIHWETTWNTTLKDTTSQKTENGLSTVMSRLPLPQNISLRDLWCVVAVSHPNGTKIQILPLAALEKSPVKWPYILLAVSATCFTVALLTVFYLMRERLLQLSIFRKVCCEPKRSAPIEEKLPQPHDPEEVEPYASYVQRVNSIYNSSAELFNA, encoded by the exons ATGCTACGGCACCTCCACGAATGCATACAAGACTTCAGCTTTGGAGTTCAGGCAGTGGCTGATCAACGTCTAGGGCAGGAAGCaagaaaagagagtgaaagacatTCAAGTGGTGCGAAGTGTGCGACGAAAAAGAAAA AAGTCATGGCGTATAAGTGGATATTCagtgctgtctgtctcctggCTGTCTGTACTACAGGAAATCTCACATCAG TTTTCATGAGCGTTGAAATGGGGACCAATGTCACCTTACTATGCACTGAATCAAAGATAGCGTGGAAAGAGATGATCTATGTTATCTGGAACATTACCATGCAAGGCAAGAGCTGTCGCATCACTGCCGCTGTAAATGACACAGAGTATGACACATGCCAGGATGGAAAGACTCTGGAGCGTGGCCCACACGGAGAATTCTACCTGACCATCCCAAAATTCTCCATCAAAGATGAAGGAAATTACAACTGTGATATGTCCTACCGTGCAGGAGGCTACAATACAAGAATCTATGTATCTGCATGGA ACCAACCCAACTTGTCTATCAGGCTCGAGCAGGACCACTCTGTCGCTGTCTGTGAAGCTGCAGCTGGAAGACCTGCAGCTTCAATCCACTGGGAAACCACATGGAACACCACCTTAAAAGACACAACATCACAGAAGACAGAAAATGGACTTTCCACAGTGATGAGCCGGTTGCCCCTGCCTCAGAACATCTCACTGAGAGACCTATGGTGTGTGGTCGCTGTCAGCCACCCCAACGGGACAAAGATTCAAATACTCCCCTTGGCTGCCTTGGAGAAAA GTCCTGTTAAATGGCCTTACATTCTTTTGGCTGTTAGTGCCACATGCTTCACTGTGGCTCTTCTGACTGTCTTTTACCTCATGCGTGAAAGACTCTTACAGTTAAG CATATTTAGAAAGGTTTGCTGTGAACCCAAAAGATCGGCACCAATTGAAGAAAAACTCCCAcag CCTCATGATCCTGAAGAAGTGGAACCCTATGCCAGTTATGTGCAAAGAGTGAATTCCATTTACAACTCCTCTGCAGAGCTCTTCAATGcttga